A single Methylobacterium sp. 17Sr1-1 DNA region contains:
- a CDS encoding EAL domain-containing protein: protein MTLHLKQFPRFLAERRGPVILGLVVVALLWIGVAVKHRGDVRDAVQDSERTTHNFAMVFEENVLRSIGEIDKSLLYMRRSIENRAGREDYGTIVNTTDLLSEIIVQVAIIGPDGVMRATNAGPQPPPATDLSDRDHFRIHVESPDDVLYISRPVIGRASGRVSVQFSRRFLGPDGRFGGVVVASLNPSHLTQFYDKIDLGTPASISLIGSDGVVRSSGGVGGGFGVGADLTRTETYQKIRSGRSGTFTLEMPDGAESRLVTIRKVREQPLWVSVSVPEAEIFKDARATLRTDALLAALLTLLVGIAVEKLLRIEAKRSEAEARVVRLASLDPLTDLPNRRVFRASLEARAEAARAAPGAPYAVMFLDLDRFKLVNDTLGHKVGDHLLQAVGDRLAATLAPGQMLARLGGDEFALLVPRAGDRPALEAMAQAIAAAVLAPFEIGSHQIRCSVSIGIAVGPQDGATADDILIAADLALYAVKAGKRGTVRFYDRQMSEGLEERRQLESDLRRAIERGELELHYQPSVVLKTGEIAGFEALARWRHPVRGNVPPALFISIAEECGLIHAIGEWSLTEACRQAVTWPERLKIAVNLSPVQFTGPDLVGTVRGVLERTGLPAHRLELEITEQMLLDSGEGTLAILRDLKALGLHVAMDDFGTGYSSLNYLRSFPFDRIKVDRSFVTGLGTGAQNAAIVRAVIDVARVLGMRTTAEGIETADQQRVLALLGCDEVQGYLFSRPVPAGETQALIARWSAEHQKAKTLAA, encoded by the coding sequence ATGACCCTGCACCTCAAGCAATTTCCTCGATTCCTGGCGGAGCGCCGCGGGCCCGTGATCCTCGGCCTGGTCGTGGTGGCGCTGCTGTGGATCGGCGTCGCGGTCAAGCACCGGGGCGACGTCCGGGACGCGGTGCAGGACTCCGAGCGCACCACGCACAACTTCGCGATGGTGTTCGAGGAGAACGTGCTGCGCTCGATCGGTGAGATCGACAAGTCCCTGCTCTACATGCGCCGCAGCATCGAGAACCGCGCCGGCCGGGAGGATTACGGCACGATCGTCAACACGACCGACCTCCTGAGCGAGATCATCGTGCAGGTGGCGATCATCGGGCCGGACGGGGTGATGCGGGCGACCAATGCCGGGCCCCAACCGCCGCCGGCGACCGATCTCAGCGACCGCGACCACTTCCGGATCCACGTCGAGAGCCCCGACGACGTGCTCTACATCAGCCGCCCGGTGATCGGGCGAGCGAGCGGCCGGGTCTCGGTCCAGTTCAGCCGGCGCTTCCTCGGGCCGGACGGGCGCTTCGGCGGCGTGGTCGTGGCCTCGCTCAACCCCAGCCACCTGACCCAGTTCTACGACAAGATCGACCTCGGCACCCCGGCCTCGATCTCGCTCATCGGCAGCGACGGGGTGGTGCGTTCGAGCGGCGGCGTCGGCGGCGGCTTCGGGGTCGGCGCCGACCTCACCCGGACCGAGACCTACCAGAAGATCCGCTCGGGCCGGTCCGGCACCTTCACCCTCGAGATGCCGGACGGGGCCGAGAGCCGGCTGGTGACGATCCGCAAGGTGCGCGAGCAGCCCCTGTGGGTGAGCGTCAGCGTGCCGGAAGCCGAGATCTTCAAGGACGCCCGCGCCACCCTGCGGACCGACGCCCTTCTGGCGGCCCTGCTGACGCTCCTCGTCGGGATCGCGGTGGAGAAGCTCCTGCGCATCGAGGCCAAGCGTTCCGAGGCCGAGGCCCGGGTCGTGCGCCTGGCCTCCCTCGATCCCCTGACCGACCTGCCGAACCGCCGGGTGTTCCGCGCCTCCCTCGAGGCGCGGGCCGAGGCCGCGCGGGCGGCGCCGGGGGCGCCCTACGCGGTGATGTTCCTCGACCTCGACCGCTTCAAGCTCGTCAACGACACCCTCGGCCACAAGGTCGGCGACCACCTGCTGCAGGCGGTGGGCGACCGGCTCGCCGCCACCCTCGCCCCCGGCCAGATGCTGGCGCGGCTCGGCGGCGACGAATTCGCGCTGCTCGTGCCCCGCGCCGGCGACCGGCCGGCGCTCGAGGCGATGGCGCAGGCCATCGCCGCGGCGGTCCTGGCGCCCTTCGAGATCGGCAGCCACCAGATCCGCTGCAGCGTCAGCATCGGCATCGCGGTCGGGCCGCAGGACGGCGCAACCGCCGACGACATCCTGATCGCCGCCGACCTCGCGCTCTACGCCGTCAAGGCGGGCAAGCGCGGCACGGTCCGGTTCTACGACCGGCAGATGAGCGAGGGGCTGGAGGAGCGCCGCCAGCTCGAGAGCGACCTGCGCCGGGCGATCGAGCGCGGCGAACTGGAGCTGCACTACCAGCCCTCCGTCGTGCTCAAGACCGGCGAGATCGCCGGGTTCGAGGCGCTGGCGCGCTGGCGCCATCCGGTGCGGGGCAACGTGCCGCCAGCGCTGTTCATCTCCATCGCCGAGGAATGCGGCCTGATCCACGCCATCGGCGAGTGGTCCCTGACCGAGGCCTGCCGCCAGGCCGTGACCTGGCCCGAGCGGCTGAAGATCGCCGTGAACCTGTCGCCGGTGCAGTTCACCGGCCCCGACCTCGTCGGGACGGTGCGCGGGGTGCTGGAGCGGACCGGCCTGCCGGCCCACCGCCTCGAGCTCGAGATCACCGAGCAGATGCTGCTCGACAGCGGCGAGGGCACGCTCGCGATCCTGCGCGACCTCAAGGCGCTCGGCCTGCACGTGGCGATGGACGATTTCGGCACCGGCTACTCCTCGCTGAACTACCTGAGGAGCTTCCCGTTCGACCGCATCAAGGTCGACCGCAGCTTCGTCACCGGGCTCGGCACGGGGGCGCAGAACGCCGCGATCGTCCGGGCGGTCATCGACGTCGCCCGGGTGCTCGGCATGCGCACCACCGCCGAGGGCATCGAGACGGCCGACCAGCAGCGCGTCCTGGCCCTGCTCGGCTGCGACGAGGTCCAGGGCTACCTGTTCAGCCGCCCGGTGCCGGCCGGTGAGACGCAGGCGCTGATCGCGCGCTGGAGCGCCGAGCATCAGAAGGCGAAGACGTTGGCGGCGTGA
- a CDS encoding peptidase codes for MRGLRKRLKRWLHLGHRWLGIATGLFVVAWFASGLVMLTVGFPVLTQAERVAASGPLRLDAVRLTPQAALERSGASAFPDTLTLAMRGPEPAYWITQGDGRRLALSAATGAPFPPLTAESAAALAATHPLARRVADLGPVTRDQWTVTARYDPLRPFRRVALGDVAGTELYLSVATGELALDTTRTERVWNWAGSVLHWVYLTPLRARAGLWQDVVLWISGITLAGAASGYALGFVRLMRGRLTPYRGFAAWHHLAGVAGGLVVVTFLFSGWLSMNPRGWFGPRAPDAAMRAAYAGQAAPVFPLGLDDLAGAPAGSVALDLAWIGGRPVVVAAGPGGTAACCGTVPAPATILAAAGAMLPGARLGAVTRLTAPDAYWYDRHGAPPLPTLRLAFDDPAGTWFHIDPATGAILGRTDRSGRANRWLFDALHTLDAGPLAQNPAARLTVIVAFSALGLVIAASGTVLGWRRLRRA; via the coding sequence ATGCGCGGATTGCGCAAGCGGCTGAAACGGTGGCTGCATCTCGGCCACCGCTGGCTCGGCATCGCGACCGGGCTCTTCGTCGTCGCCTGGTTCGCCTCCGGGCTGGTGATGCTAACGGTCGGCTTCCCCGTCCTCACGCAGGCCGAGCGGGTCGCGGCGTCCGGCCCGCTCCGCCTCGACGCCGTGCGGCTGACGCCGCAGGCGGCGCTGGAGCGGTCGGGCGCGTCCGCCTTCCCCGATACCCTCACCCTGGCGATGCGTGGACCCGAGCCCGCCTACTGGATCACGCAAGGCGACGGACGGCGCCTCGCGCTCTCGGCCGCGACCGGCGCGCCGTTCCCGCCCCTGACGGCGGAGAGCGCCGCGGCGCTCGCCGCGACCCATCCCCTCGCCCGTCGCGTCGCCGATCTCGGCCCCGTCACGCGCGACCAGTGGACCGTGACGGCGCGCTACGATCCCTTGCGGCCGTTCCGGCGCGTGGCCCTGGGCGACGTGGCCGGGACCGAGCTCTACCTGTCGGTCGCCACGGGCGAGCTCGCCCTCGACACCACCCGGACCGAGCGGGTGTGGAACTGGGCCGGCTCCGTCCTCCACTGGGTCTACCTCACGCCGCTGCGCGCCCGCGCGGGCCTGTGGCAGGACGTGGTGCTGTGGATCTCCGGGATCACGCTCGCGGGGGCCGCGAGCGGCTACGCCCTCGGCTTCGTCCGGCTGATGCGCGGCCGGCTGACGCCCTACCGGGGCTTCGCCGCCTGGCACCACCTCGCGGGGGTGGCGGGCGGGCTCGTCGTCGTCACCTTCCTCTTCAGCGGTTGGCTGTCGATGAACCCGCGCGGCTGGTTCGGGCCGCGGGCGCCCGACGCCGCCATGCGGGCGGCCTATGCGGGGCAGGCGGCGCCGGTCTTCCCCCTCGGCCTCGACGACCTCGCAGGTGCGCCCGCCGGCAGCGTCGCGCTCGACTTGGCGTGGATCGGCGGCCGGCCCGTCGTCGTCGCCGCCGGTCCCGGCGGCACGGCCGCGTGCTGCGGTACGGTGCCGGCGCCCGCGACCATCCTGGCCGCGGCCGGCGCGATGCTGCCGGGGGCGAGGCTCGGCGCGGTGACCCGCCTCACGGCGCCGGACGCCTACTGGTACGACCGCCACGGCGCCCCGCCCCTGCCCACCTTACGCCTCGCCTTCGACGACCCGGCGGGAACCTGGTTCCACATCGATCCGGCGACCGGGGCGATCCTCGGGCGGACCGACCGCAGCGGGCGGGCCAATCGCTGGCTGTTCGATGCCCTCCACACCCTCGATGCCGGGCCCCTGGCGCAGAACCCGGCGGCGCGGCTGACGGTCATCGTCGCGTTCAGTGCCCTCGGCCTGGTGATCGCCGCCTCGGGCACCGTCCTCGGCTGGCGCCGCCTGCGCCGCGCCTGA
- a CDS encoding DMT family transporter, with translation MQSAPRAPAPDRAPAQAARPADNIPLGIALMIGATVLLTLSNAVSKHLVGHYPVGEVMFLRSGIAFGLVCAFLLPATGLGVFRTKRPGAHVARGLSQAVSQTLTVLALGLMPLAGVTAIGFSAPLFAAVVAILWHKEASDPVRWGVLIVGFLGVLVVTNPGADSLQVGALFALGNAVMYGTVTVAVRGMAKTETAGTLLIWQMAVMAAAHALLLVFGFRWPSGPDAALFGLLGASNVGAQYLWTRALASAPATAVSPFYYLMLVWGMGLGYLAFGEVPTPHLVVGGAIVVAAGALLLWHETWTRRRASAPPRLARPEVVRLHRPAVLGLSRDSAARGSQSAAST, from the coding sequence ATGCAGAGCGCCCCGCGCGCCCCGGCCCCCGATCGGGCGCCGGCGCAGGCCGCCCGCCCCGCCGACAACATCCCCCTGGGCATTGCGCTGATGATCGGCGCGACGGTGCTGCTGACCCTGTCGAACGCGGTCTCGAAGCACCTCGTCGGCCATTACCCGGTCGGCGAGGTGATGTTCCTGCGCTCCGGGATCGCCTTCGGGCTGGTCTGCGCCTTCCTGCTGCCGGCGACGGGGCTCGGGGTGTTTCGCACCAAGCGGCCGGGGGCCCACGTCGCCCGCGGGCTGTCGCAGGCGGTCTCCCAGACGCTGACGGTGCTGGCGCTCGGGCTGATGCCGCTCGCCGGCGTCACGGCGATCGGCTTCTCGGCCCCGCTCTTCGCGGCCGTGGTGGCGATCCTCTGGCACAAGGAGGCGTCGGACCCGGTGCGCTGGGGCGTGCTGATCGTCGGCTTCCTCGGCGTGCTGGTGGTAACCAATCCGGGCGCCGACTCGCTCCAGGTCGGGGCGCTGTTCGCGCTGGGCAACGCGGTGATGTACGGCACCGTCACGGTGGCGGTGCGGGGCATGGCCAAGACCGAGACGGCCGGCACGCTGCTGATCTGGCAGATGGCCGTGATGGCGGCGGCCCACGCACTGCTGCTGGTCTTCGGCTTCCGCTGGCCGAGCGGGCCCGACGCCGCCCTGTTCGGGCTGCTCGGCGCCTCCAACGTCGGCGCGCAGTATCTCTGGACCCGGGCGCTCGCCTCGGCCCCGGCGACCGCGGTGTCGCCGTTCTACTACCTGATGCTGGTCTGGGGGATGGGGCTCGGCTACCTCGCCTTCGGCGAGGTCCCGACCCCGCACCTCGTCGTCGGCGGCGCGATCGTGGTGGCGGCCGGTGCGCTCCTCCTCTGGCACGAGACCTGGACCCGCCGGCGCGCCAGCGCCCCTCCGCGGCTCGCCCGCCCGGAGGTGGTCCGCCTGCACCGGCCCGCGGTGCTCGGTTTGTCGAGGGATTCTGCGGCGCGAGGCTCACAGTCGGCCGCAAGCACTTGA
- a CDS encoding TonB-dependent siderophore receptor: MQAHRARRATTFATALAAPLLAAAPGTAEEIALDRIEVAGVRSREEAAPGLNLATPSRSGSRLGLTPLETPASLDIISGETVRARGQNTLEEAVTQNAVGITSIASPGNGNHSFAARGFVGPSSVQQLYDGTRLYVGVGTVTFPFDTWSAERIEVLRGPASVLYGEGAIGGIINVVPKKPTFVPVGEARAAIGSDGLARLALDSGGPVGEDLAYRLNLSGNRADGWVKPDGDFRNLALSAAVTWRAAPDLSVTLSHDLGHNEPTRYWGSPLVDTRVPDRLRFTNYNIQDSQIAWFDNWTQLRAEWNPSPDITVRNTAYRLSTERHWRDVEQYTYQPATGLIGRSDYIEIRHHEEQIGNRLDATVRGSLLGIKSATVIGFDVNHIAFRRDSNAPFGGESVVDPFDFAQGRFINLAGTRTDIVSRTRQASVFAENRLELTPHFALVTGLRYDAPTVAVSRPLAGTAFEKTFDSVSTRAAAVYTPTPDLALYAQVATAADPLGSLITTSVPQAQFQLATGEQVEAGAKGLFDNGRGEWTFAAYHIRKDNLLSPIPGRPTEVAAIGSQSSRGIEVAFAYQLSEQWRIEANTALLRARYDSFSQNTDAGLVSFAGKVPVDVPQRVTNVWLSYAFAPGWVARLGINDVGPVFSDFANTVRRPAYTLVNATLDWQVTPTSRLSLRGYNLTDRLYAISGNSNSWLLGRPRSVELAYHVTF; the protein is encoded by the coding sequence ATGCAAGCGCACCGCGCCCGCCGCGCGACGACCTTCGCCACCGCCCTCGCCGCCCCGCTGCTGGCCGCCGCCCCCGGCACCGCAGAAGAAATCGCCCTCGACCGCATCGAGGTCGCGGGCGTCCGCTCCCGGGAGGAGGCCGCCCCGGGCCTCAATCTCGCGACGCCGTCGCGCTCAGGCAGCCGCCTCGGCCTCACCCCGCTCGAGACCCCGGCGAGCCTCGACATCATCAGCGGCGAGACCGTCCGGGCCCGGGGCCAGAACACGCTCGAGGAGGCGGTGACCCAGAACGCCGTCGGCATCACCAGCATCGCCTCACCCGGCAACGGCAACCACTCCTTCGCCGCCCGCGGCTTCGTCGGGCCGAGCTCGGTGCAGCAGCTCTACGACGGCACCCGGCTCTATGTCGGGGTCGGCACCGTCACCTTCCCGTTCGACACCTGGTCGGCGGAGCGGATCGAGGTGCTGCGCGGCCCGGCCTCGGTGCTCTACGGCGAGGGCGCGATCGGCGGCATCATCAACGTGGTGCCGAAGAAGCCGACCTTCGTCCCGGTCGGCGAGGCGCGGGCGGCGATCGGCTCCGACGGCCTCGCGCGCCTCGCCCTCGATAGCGGCGGGCCGGTCGGCGAGGACCTGGCCTACCGGCTCAACCTCAGCGGCAACCGGGCCGACGGCTGGGTCAAGCCCGACGGCGACTTTCGCAATCTCGCCCTCTCGGCGGCGGTGACCTGGCGGGCGGCCCCCGACCTGAGCGTCACCCTCTCGCACGACCTCGGCCACAACGAGCCGACCCGCTACTGGGGCTCGCCCCTCGTCGACACGCGGGTGCCCGACCGCTTGCGCTTCACCAACTACAACATCCAGGATTCGCAGATCGCCTGGTTCGACAACTGGACGCAATTGCGCGCCGAGTGGAATCCCAGCCCCGACATCACGGTGCGCAACACCGCCTATCGCCTCTCCACCGAGCGGCACTGGCGCGACGTCGAGCAATACACCTACCAGCCGGCGACCGGCCTGATCGGCCGCAGCGACTACATCGAGATCCGCCACCACGAGGAGCAGATCGGCAACCGCCTCGACGCGACCGTCCGCGGCAGCCTGCTCGGCATCAAGAGTGCGACGGTGATCGGCTTCGACGTCAACCACATCGCGTTCCGGCGCGACAGCAATGCGCCGTTCGGGGGCGAGAGCGTCGTCGATCCGTTCGATTTCGCGCAAGGGCGCTTCATCAACCTCGCGGGCACCCGCACCGACATCGTCTCGCGCACCCGCCAGGCCTCGGTCTTCGCCGAGAACCGGCTGGAGCTGACGCCGCACTTCGCCCTGGTGACCGGCCTGCGCTACGACGCGCCGACGGTCGCGGTGAGCCGGCCGCTGGCCGGGACCGCCTTCGAGAAGACCTTCGACTCGGTGAGCACCCGCGCCGCGGCCGTCTATACCCCGACGCCCGATCTCGCCCTCTACGCGCAAGTTGCCACCGCCGCCGATCCGCTCGGCAGCCTGATCACCACCAGCGTGCCGCAGGCGCAGTTCCAGCTCGCCACCGGCGAACAGGTCGAGGCCGGCGCCAAGGGCCTGTTCGACAATGGTCGCGGGGAGTGGACCTTCGCCGCCTATCACATTCGCAAGGACAACCTGCTGAGCCCGATCCCCGGCCGGCCGACGGAGGTCGCCGCAATCGGCAGCCAGTCCTCCCGCGGGATCGAGGTCGCCTTCGCCTACCAGCTCTCGGAGCAGTGGCGCATCGAGGCCAACACCGCCCTGCTGCGGGCCCGCTACGACTCGTTCTCGCAGAATACCGATGCTGGCCTGGTGTCGTTCGCCGGCAAGGTCCCGGTCGACGTGCCGCAACGGGTGACCAATGTCTGGCTCAGCTACGCCTTCGCGCCGGGCTGGGTGGCGCGGCTCGGCATCAACGATGTCGGGCCGGTGTTCAGCGACTTCGCCAACACGGTCAGGCGGCCGGCCTACACGCTCGTGAACGCCACCCTGGACTGGCAGGTGACGCCGACCTCGCGCCTGTCGCTGCGCGGCTACAACCTGACCGACCGGCTCTACGCGATCTCCGGCAACAGCAATTCCTGGCTGCTCGGCCGGCCGCGCTCGGTCGAGCTCGCCTACCACGTCACCTTCTGA